The genomic stretch CAGGTCCGGCATGCAGTACGTGCGGCGCCCGGCACGGCTGGTGTCGACGAACACGCCCCGGCAGCCGGGCGCCGCGCACCGGCGGAAACGCCCATGGCCGAGCGCGCGGACGGCGCCGAGCAGGCCGACGCCGATGAGGGCGGCGAGTTCGGCGACGAGCGGCGCATCGGGGGCGGTCGGGACGTACCACTGCCAGCCGCCGTCACCCTCGCGGCGCAACGCCGGGGCCTGGCCCGCCCATCCGGCCAGCAGCGTCGCGCCCGCGACGGCCTGCTCCTCCGTCTCCGTCTCCAGAACGGCGCGGACTTCCCGGCGCAGCAGGCGGACCCGGTCCAGGTCGTCGCCGTCCGGCAGCCGCCCGCCCGCCAGAGCATCGGGCCGGACACCGTGCTCGGCCAGGAAGGCCACCAGCGCGTCCGGATCCGGCAGCGCTTCCTCGCCGGCGCCGCGCACCGTGGGCGATGTGTTGACCAGGTCGGTCGCCACCGCCGCCCCCATCGCGTAGTCGCTGATCGAAATATGCACGCGCCAACCCTTCCGTAAGGCTTATAGTTTAACTATAACCCTTACATCATCCTTGGCTACGATGAGGAGCCAGTGAACCTCGAAGCCCTGGGCAGGCACATTCAGGAGCTCCGCCGCGACCGGGCCATGACGCTCCAGCAGCTGGCCGACGCGGCCGACGTGAGCGTGAGCATGCTGTCCTCGGTCGAGCGTGGACACAAGGCGCCCACCATCGTGGTGCTGGCCCGCATCGCCGACGGGCTCGGCGTGCCCGTCGCCGAGCTGGTCGCGCCGCCCGGCGACCACCGCGTCGTCGTGCGCCGCGCCGCCGACCAGGAACACATTGACGAGCCCGGCGGATGGCACCGCACGATCCTCACGCCGGTGGTGCCCGGGGTGAACTTCGAGTGGATCCGCACGACGCTGCCGCCGCAGTGCGACGCGGGCAGCTTCCCCGCGTACGCGGCCGGCTCCCACGAGTTCGTCGCCGTCGAGTCGGGCACCCTCCGGTTGACCCTCGGCGACAGGAGTCTCGACCTCGCCGCGGGCGATTCGGTCTATTTTGCGGCCGACGTCGAGCACGCCTACGCCAATCCGGGCACGGTCCCGTGCACGTACTACGTCGCCGCGCTCATCATGCGCCCTCGCCGGGCCCGGCGTTGACAATTGCCCGAACGCCATGTGAGAAAGAGGCGCGGGGCATCTTCTACGGCGGGCGAACGCCGGTTATTGTGCGATGAGGCAAGCCAATGCCTCTGTCCATGTCTCCGAAATTCGCGGCCGAATTCCGATCGGTGGGCATCGCATGCTGGATTTGACGTTCGCCACCCAATGGCTGCCGGGCGTGAGTGTGATCTCCGTTGCCGGTGAGATCGACAGCGCCAACGCCGGTCTGCTGGACCGCCATGTCCAGCAGACCCGGCGCATGCCGGGCGAGCACGTCGTCATCGACCTCAGCGAGGCCAGGTTCATCGGCAGCGCGGGCCTGCGGGTCCTGCTCAACACCCACACGTTCGCCCGCCAGCACGGCGGCGCCCTGCATTTGGCGGCGCCGCATCCCAAGGTCGCGCGTTTCATGGACGCCACCCAGGCCGGAACCGTTCTGCACGTGCACGCCACGGTCGAGGACGCGGTCATCGCCGCCCTGCGGCAATCCCCGAGCAGGCTCTGTACGAGCGAATCGCACCCGACCAGGCTCTGAACGAGCGAATCGCACCGCGCAGCGGAGGAAACGCTCACGCAAGCATAAAGGTGGTTTGTCTGCGATTACGGACAATCCTTTCTTGGAACGGCGGCGCGCGTGTCTCGCGTTGCCCGCATAGGTTCCGATGGGAGAACCGTCTCCCGAAGGAGCCTTGTGGCCAGATTTCCTGACCTCTTGCACCGCGCTCTCTTCACGTCCTTCTCCCTGCTCGGCCGCCGATCCCAGGGAGCCGTCCTGCGCCGGTACTTCGACTGGTGGCACCGCCGGCCCGACCCGTGGCGCCTGTCCAGCGACACGTACGAGCAGCACAAGTACCAGACCACGCTGGGGCAGCTCCCGGACGCCGCCTACCCGCGGGTCCTGGAAGCCGGCTGCAGCGAGGGAGTCTTCACCGAGCTGCTCGCGACCGCGTACCCGGATGCTGAAATCACCGGGGTGGACATCTCGGAGAAAGCGCTCGAACGCGCGCGCCTGCGCAACGGGAAGTTCGCCGGCCGCGTGCGCTTCGTGCACGCCGACATCCTCGACCATGATTTCCGTGGCGGCTTCGACCTGGTTATCTGCGCGGAGACCCTCTATTACCTCGGCGGCGGCGACCGGCTACGGCACGCCTCGCACCGGCTGGCCTCGCTGCTGGCGGCCGGCGGCCTGCTCGTCCTCGTGCACCCGTGGCCGGAGGCCCAACGGCTGCACCGGTTCGCCGACGCCGCCCCCGGCCTCTCCAAGATCGGCGAGCGCGTGGAGCACCACGTCCACCGCCCGTTCTCGGTGTCCCTCTACCGGGCGAGGCCGTAGCGGCCGCTGTTCACGAACGAATTTCACCGGATTTCCGGCCGCGGGGCTCGCTCGCTGCCAGCGGCGATAAGGCCGGCATCAGACGGCGGCGGTCGCCGGGATCTTGGGCTTAACCAGCACTTACCCGGCACTGATCACGCTTGTGTCATCGGGACCTAGGAGATGACATGGACACGAACGAGCCTCGCGACAACAGTGACAGCGGCTGGAGCCAGTTCGGTGACACACCGCCCACCGCGGGAGGGTTCCCGGGTACCGGCCCCAGCCTGCCGCCGCCACCGCCGCCGCGCCGGCAGGGGTTGCCGCTGACGCGCAAGGCGATCGCCGGGCTCGCGCTGGCGGCCGCGGCCGTCATGGGTGTGGCAGCGCTCGGCGGGGGCGCCGTGGGCGCGTACGTCGCCGGCGCCGCCCGCCCGGCCGCGACCGCCACCACGACCACGGCGAGCCCGGTCTTCCGCACGGTCGCCGACCAGCTCACGGTCGCGCAGGTGGCGGAGAAGGTGCAACCGTCGGTCGTGATGATCCAGGGGCAGACGGCCGAAGGCTCCGGCGTGGTGTTGTCGGAGGACGGCCTGATCCTCACCAACAACCACGTCGTGTCCGGACAGAACGCCCTGACCGTGAAGTTCAACGACGGCAACACGGCCAAGGCGACCGTGGTCGGCACCGACCCGGCGACCGATCTCGCCGTCATCCGCGCCGAAGGCGTGAAGGGTCTGGCCAAGGCCACGCTCGGGGACAGCGACCAGGTCAAGGTGGGCGACGACGTGCTGGCCCTGGGCAGCCCGCTCGGCCTGGACGGATCGGTGACCGCAGGCATCGTCAGCGCCCTGGACCGTACGGTGACCGTCGGAGGCAGCCCCGGCCAGCAGCAGCTCCCGCCGGGCTGGAACCGGCAGAGCACGGAGAGCGAGACCACCACGCTCGGCGGCATGATCCAGACCGACGCGGCGATCAACCCCGGCAACTCCGGCGGCGCCCTCGTGAACGCGGCGGGCGAGCTGATCGGCATCAACAGCGCGGTGTCCTCCGAGGGCGTCAACCTCGGCTTCGCGATCCCGGTGAACACCGCCAAGCTGGTGTCCGAGCAGCTCATCAGCAAGGGCACGGTGAGCCACGCCTACCTCGGCGTGAGCGTCACCGACGCCGCCGGCCAGGCGCCCGGCGCGCTGATCAGTCAGGTGACGTCGGGCAGCCCGGCGGACAAGGCCGGGCTGAAGCAGGGCGACCTCATCACCAAGATCGGCAACACGAAGGTCGACGGCGGCGACACGGTCGTCGGCCAGGTCCGCGGGTTCAAGGTGGGCCAGAAGGTGGAAGTCACCTACGTACGCAACGGCGCGACGGAGACCGTGACCGTCACCATGGAGGAGAAGAAGTGACCGTCAGACGCGGTCGGCGGCGATGAGCAGGTATTGGAAGCTGCCGCTCTTGTACGCGTCCAGGAAGGACTGCTCGATGCCGGTCGCCAGCGGCGTCTTCGCCCGCAGCTCCCAGTAGGGAATGGCGGCGGCGGTCAGATCCATGACGGTGATGGGAATGAGGCGGTTGGCCACCATCTCCCGGAAGTAGGTGCTGCGGGGATGGATGTCGCAGATGTAATGGGCGTTGATCTGGCTGATGGCCCGAGACGGCAGGCCGTAGGCGTCGTTGTAACAGCCGGTGATGCAGACGTAGCGGCCGCCGCGGCGCAGGAGCCGGGCCTGTTCGGCGAACAACCGGGCGAGCTCGACGTACATCGTGCTCTCGTTGTTCCAGATCGCCTGGAAGGAGCCGGTCTCGAAGCCGGTGTCGAGCATGTTGCGGAAGTGGAAGCGGACCTTGTCGGCCACGCCACGCCGCCTGGCCTGCTCGTTGGCGAAGGCCACCTGCGACTCGGAGATGGACACGCCGTCCACGTGGCAGCCGTAACGCAGGTTGGCGAGGAAGCTGGAGCCGCCGCGGCCCGAGCCCGCGTCCATCACCCGGTCCTCGGGCCGGAGCGGGCCGAGCCGGGTGATCAGGATCTCGGCCTGCACGGTCTCGAGCCGGTGCAACTCGTTGACGATGCGGGTCTCCCTGCCCTCCAGGGGGCCTTCCAGGACGGACCAGTCCACGTCGCCGACGCCGTAATGGTGGTGGTAGAGGCCGTCCACCTCGCCCAGCCGCAGGTTGACCGGATTCCTTTCGGCGTTCCAGTAGTCGGCGACGTCACGCTGGTAGAGGCTTTCGAGCACGGGGTTGGCGGTCACCGGGGAGGGTCCTTTCGACGCGGTGTGATTACTGGTAGCGACTGCTGCTGCCGTGCCATTCGAGGCATCCGGCCATCCACGCCTGCGCGCCGCGCAGGAAACGCTTCAGCTCAGGGGACGGCACGGCTGCCAGCCGGCGCTGGCTGGCCTCGAACCCCCTGACGAAGTCGTTGTGGAGCGAGACGGCGCGTTCGGTCGCCTCGCGGATGGAACATTCGTCCTCGGCGGCGATGAGCAGGATCACGTTGGAGTCCGGGAGTTCGTCGGCCGCCTCCCTGGCGACCGAGTGCAGGTCGTTGACGATGACGCTGGCGGTGCCCGCCTGCATCAGCGCGGTGTGGAAACGCCGGTCGTAGAAGAGGTCGGCGGGCAGCTCGTAGCCGCCGACGATGTCGATCAGGGTCATCGAGGTGTAGAAGCTGTCGTGCTGGCGGGCCGCGAGGTAGCGCCAGACCGGCGGCGGCGTCTCCAGGTAGCGCCAGGCGGCGTAGGCGCACCAGCTCACGTACATCTGGAACGTGGTGGTGCAGGCCCGCATGACCTGTGACGGCGTGGCGTGCCTGCTCGTGTGGCTGGTGGCCGAGCGCAGCGCGACGAGGACGGGGTCGGCCTTGATCGTCTCCTCCAGCCTGCGGGTGTAGTCGCCCGCGGGCGGCGGTGGGTCCATGGCCGACATCACCAGCGCCAGCCGCGGCGGCAACTCCGTGGGCCTCGCGCCGAGGTCGCTCTCGTCGGCGTAGTAGTCGTCGGCCGCCCACCAGGCGGCGTTCATCTGTGCGGCGACCAGCAGCAGGTCGGGGTCGTCGCTGTCGGGGTGGGTGAGCATGGCCAGCCGCCCGAACCCGGTCTCGCGGAACTCCTCCATCCGCCCCTCGTGCAGGCCGACCCGCTCCGCCCACGCCGCCAGCCGCCGGTCGACCTCCGCACCCAGGTCGTGGTCGACGCGTACGGTGTCCGGGCAGTAGAGCGGCGGGTACGACCCGTCGCCCCATGGCCGCTCCCGGTAGGCCAGCGGCGCGATTCGCTCGTGCAGAGCCCGTTCGGGCGCGAGGTCGTGCTGGT from Nonomuraea polychroma encodes the following:
- a CDS encoding family 2 encapsulin nanocompartment cargo protein terpene cyclase — protein: MPANEPTLPVLPTGLGTYTISLRAADARHAPVFEDGDGHEPGLPGGAHQHDLAPERALHERIAPLAYRERPWGDGSYPPLYCPDTVRVDHDLGAEVDRRLAAWAERVGLHEGRMEEFRETGFGRLAMLTHPDSDDPDLLLVAAQMNAAWWAADDYYADESDLGARPTELPPRLALVMSAMDPPPPAGDYTRRLEETIKADPVLVALRSATSHTSRHATPSQVMRACTTTFQMYVSWCAYAAWRYLETPPPVWRYLAARQHDSFYTSMTLIDIVGGYELPADLFYDRRFHTALMQAGTASVIVNDLHSVAREAADELPDSNVILLIAAEDECSIREATERAVSLHNDFVRGFEASQRRLAAVPSPELKRFLRGAQAWMAGCLEWHGSSSRYQ
- a CDS encoding helix-turn-helix domain-containing protein, with translation MNLEALGRHIQELRRDRAMTLQQLADAADVSVSMLSSVERGHKAPTIVVLARIADGLGVPVAELVAPPGDHRVVVRRAADQEHIDEPGGWHRTILTPVVPGVNFEWIRTTLPPQCDAGSFPAYAAGSHEFVAVESGTLRLTLGDRSLDLAAGDSVYFAADVEHAYANPGTVPCTYYVAALIMRPRRARR
- a CDS encoding geranyl diphosphate 2-C-methyltransferase, coding for MTANPVLESLYQRDVADYWNAERNPVNLRLGEVDGLYHHHYGVGDVDWSVLEGPLEGRETRIVNELHRLETVQAEILITRLGPLRPEDRVMDAGSGRGGSSFLANLRYGCHVDGVSISESQVAFANEQARRRGVADKVRFHFRNMLDTGFETGSFQAIWNNESTMYVELARLFAEQARLLRRGGRYVCITGCYNDAYGLPSRAISQINAHYICDIHPRSTYFREMVANRLIPITVMDLTAAAIPYWELRAKTPLATGIEQSFLDAYKSGSFQYLLIAADRV
- a CDS encoding class I SAM-dependent methyltransferase codes for the protein MARFPDLLHRALFTSFSLLGRRSQGAVLRRYFDWWHRRPDPWRLSSDTYEQHKYQTTLGQLPDAAYPRVLEAGCSEGVFTELLATAYPDAEITGVDISEKALERARLRNGKFAGRVRFVHADILDHDFRGGFDLVICAETLYYLGGGDRLRHASHRLASLLAAGGLLVLVHPWPEAQRLHRFADAAPGLSKIGERVEHHVHRPFSVSLYRARP
- a CDS encoding S1C family serine protease, with amino-acid sequence MDTNEPRDNSDSGWSQFGDTPPTAGGFPGTGPSLPPPPPPRRQGLPLTRKAIAGLALAAAAVMGVAALGGGAVGAYVAGAARPAATATTTTASPVFRTVADQLTVAQVAEKVQPSVVMIQGQTAEGSGVVLSEDGLILTNNHVVSGQNALTVKFNDGNTAKATVVGTDPATDLAVIRAEGVKGLAKATLGDSDQVKVGDDVLALGSPLGLDGSVTAGIVSALDRTVTVGGSPGQQQLPPGWNRQSTESETTTLGGMIQTDAAINPGNSGGALVNAAGELIGINSAVSSEGVNLGFAIPVNTAKLVSEQLISKGTVSHAYLGVSVTDAAGQAPGALISQVTSGSPADKAGLKQGDLITKIGNTKVDGGDTVVGQVRGFKVGQKVEVTYVRNGATETVTVTMEEKK
- a CDS encoding CGNR zinc finger domain-containing protein, translating into MHISISDYAMGAAVATDLVNTSPTVRGAGEEALPDPDALVAFLAEHGVRPDALAGGRLPDGDDLDRVRLLRREVRAVLETETEEQAVAGATLLAGWAGQAPALRREGDGGWQWYVPTAPDAPLVAELAALIGVGLLGAVRALGHGRFRRCAAPGCRGVFVDTSRAGRRTYCMPDLCGNRVNVATHRARRRTGSVAR
- a CDS encoding STAS domain-containing protein; this translates as MLDLTFATQWLPGVSVISVAGEIDSANAGLLDRHVQQTRRMPGEHVVIDLSEARFIGSAGLRVLLNTHTFARQHGGALHLAAPHPKVARFMDATQAGTVLHVHATVEDAVIAALRQSPSRLCTSESHPTRL